A genomic window from Brassica oleracea var. oleracea cultivar TO1000 chromosome C8, BOL, whole genome shotgun sequence includes:
- the LOC106311759 gene encoding putative phospholipid-transporting ATPase 4, protein MARGRRRSKLRLSNIYTFGCLRPSADEGQDPHPIQGPGFSRTVHCNQPHMHKKKPLRYRSNYVSTTRYNLITFFPKSLYEQFHRAANFYFLVAAILSVFPLSPFNKWSMIAPLVFVVGLSMLKEALEDWSRFMQDVKINARKALVHKRDGEFRRKKWKKISVGDVVKVEKDGFFPADLLLLSSSYEDGICYVETMNLDGETNLKVKRSLEVTLSLDDDESFKDFTGTIRCEDPNPSLYTFVGNLEYDRQIFPLDPSQILLRDSKLRNTPYVYGVVVFTGHDTKVMQNSTSSPSKRSRIEKTMDYIIYTLLVLLILISCISSSGFAWETKFHMPKMWYLRPDEPENLTNPSNPVYAGVVHLITALLLYGYLIPISLYVSIEVVKVLQATFINKDLHMYDSESGVPAHARTSNLNEELGQVDTILSDKTGTLTCNQMDFLKCSIAGTSYGVRSSEVEVAAAQQMAVDLDDHSRATTPRMSVQEIEVESSSSNHEGEMVMTPRVPIKGFGFEDVRLMNGNWLREPHADDVLLFFRILAICHTAIPELNEESGKYTYEAESPDEASFLTAASEFGFEFFKRTQSSVYVHERLSSSGQTIEREYKILNLLDFTSKRKRMSVVVRDEEGQILLLCKGADSIIFERLAKNGKTYLGPTTKHLNEYGEAGLRTLALSYRKLDEDEYSAWNAEFHKAKTSIGSDRDELLEKISDMIEKDLILVGATAVEDKLQKGVPQCIDKLAQAGLKLWVLTGDKMETAINIGYSCSLLRQGMKQICITVMNSEGGSQDSKAVKENILNQLTKAVQMVKLEKDPHAAFALIIDGKTLTYALEDDMKFQFLALAVDCASVICCRVSPKQKALVTRLVKEGTGKTTLAIGDGANDVGMIQEADIGVGISGVEGMQAVMASDFSIAQFRFLERLLVVHGHWCYKRIAQMICYFFYKNIAFGLTLFYFEAFTGFSGQSVYNDYYLLLFNVVLTSLPVIALGVFEQDVSSEICLQFPALYQQGKKNLFFDWYRILGWMGNGVYSSLAIFFLNIGVIYEQAFRATGQTADMDAVGTTMFTCIIWAVNVQIALTMSHFTWIQHVLIWGSIGLWYLFVALYGMMPPSLSGNIYRILAEILAPAPIYWISTFLVTVTTVLPYFAHISFQRFLNPMDHHIIQEIKYYKRDLEDRRMWTRERNKAREKTKIGFTARVDAKIRHLRSKLNKKQSNCSAQDTMSPTSV, encoded by the exons ATGGCTAGAGGTAGAAGAAGGTCTAAGCTGAGACTAAGCAACATCTACACATTCGGATGCCTTAGACCAAGCGCAGACGAAGGCCAAGACCCTCACCCAATCCAAGGCCCAGGGTTCAGCAGAACAGTCCACTGCAACCAGCCTCACATGCACAAGAAGAAGCCTCTGAGATACCGTTCCAACTACGTCTCCACCACCAGGTACAACCTCATCACATTCTTCCCCAAATCCCTCTACGAGCAGTTTCACCGCGCTGCCAACTTCTACTTCCTAGTAGCCGCCATCCTCTCCGTCTTCCCTCTCTCCCCGTTCAACAAGTGGAGCATGATCGCTCCCCTGGTCTTCGTCGTGGGGCTCAGCATGTTGAAAGAGGCCCTCGAGGACTGGAGCAGGTTCATGCAGGACGTGAAGATCAACGCGAGGAAAGCTTTGGTTCATAAGCGTGATGGCGAGTTTCGACGCAAGAAGTGGAAGAAGATTAGCGTTGGGGATGTTGTGAAAGTTGAGAAGGACGGTTTCTTCCCTGCTGATTTGCTCTTGCTGTCGTCTAGCTACGAGGATGGGATTTGCTATGTGGAGACTATGAACTTAGATGGGGAGACTAACTTGAAAGTGAAGAGATCCTTGGAGGTAACGTTATCTCTAGATGATGACGAGTCTTTTAAAGACTTCACTGGGACTATAAGATGCGAAGATCCAAACCCGAGTCTCTACACATTCGTTGGTAATCTTGAATACGACAGGCAGATATTCCCGTTGGATCCGAGTCAGATTCTGTTGAGAGACTCAAAGCTTAGGAACACGCCTTACGTCTACGGAGTTGTGGTGTTCACAGGGCATGATACCAAAGTGATGCAGAACTCAACGAGCTCTCCTTCCAAAAGAAGCAGGATCGAGAAGACGATGGACTACATCATCTACACGCTTCTTGTTCTACTTATACTGATCTCTTGCATAAGCTCGTCAGGTTTTGCTTGGGAGACGAAGTTCCACATGCCGAAGATGTGGTACTTGAGACCAGACGAGCCTGAGAATCTAACCAACCCTAGCAACCCTGTCTACGCCGGCGTTGTGCATCTCATCACTGCCCTCTTGCTTTACGGTTACTTGATACCGATCTCTCTTTACGTCTCCATCGAAGTTGTGAAGGTCTTGCAAGCGACTTTTATCAACAAGGATTTGCATATGTACGATAGTGAGAGTGGAGTGCCAGCGCACGCGCGGACATCGAATTTAAATGAAGAGCTGGGACAGGTTGATACCATCCTCTCCGATAAAACGGGGACTTTGACTTGTAACCAGATGGATTTTCTGAAATGCTCAATCGCTGGGACTTCTTATGGAGTTCGTTCAAGCGAGGTGGAGGTTGCAGCTGCTCAGCAAATGGCTGTTGATCTTGATGATCACAGTAGAGCGACTACTCCGAGGATGAGCGTTCAAGAGATTGAGGTGGAGAGTAGCAGTAGTAATCATGAAGGTGAGATGGTGATGACTCCTAGAGTTCCTATAAAGGGGTTTGGTTTTGAGGATGTGCGGCTGATGAATGGGAACTGGCTGAGGGAGCCGCATGCTGATGACGTTCTTCTGTTTTTTCGGATATTAGCTATCTGTCACACGGCGATTCCTGAGCTTAACGAGGAGAGTGGCAAGTACACGTATGAGGCTGAGTCGCCGGATGAAGCTTCTTTTCTTACTGCTGCGAGTGAGTTTGGGTTTGAGTTCTTTAAGAGGACTCAGTCAAGTGTTTATGTTCACGAGAGATTGTCTTCTTCAGGGCAAACTATTGAGAG GGAGTATAAAATTCTGAATCTGTTGGATTTCACTAGCAAAAGGAAGAGGATGTCAGTAGTTGTGCGTGATGAGGAAGGGCAGATTCTTCTGCTATGCAAAGGAGCTGACAG TATCATTTTTGAACGATTGGCTAAGAATGGAAAAACATACTTGGGACCTACCACTAAGCATTTAAATGAATATGGAGAAGCTGGACTTCGTACTCTTGCCCTTTCGTACAGAAAGCTTGATGAGGATGAATATTCAGCTTGGAACGCTGAGTTTCACAAGGCCAAAACTTCTATAGGATCTGACAGAGATGAGTTGCTTGAGAAGATTTCAGATATGATCGAAAAGGACCTTATTCTTGTAGGTGCAACTGCTGTGGAAGATAAACTCCAGAAAGGG GTCCCACAGTGCATAGATAAACTTGCCCAAGCTGGCCTCAAATTGTGGGTTTTAACCGGGGATAAGATGGAAACAGCAATCAACATCGG ATATTCATGTAGTTTACTTAGGCAAGGCATGAAACAGATATGTATAACTGTGATGAACTCAGAAGGAGGGTCCCAAGATTCAAAG GCTGTGAAGGAGAATATTTTGAATCAACTCACCAAAGCTGTACAAATGGTGAAGCTAGAGAAAGATCCACATGCTGCATTTGCTTTGATCATTGACGGGAAAACTCTAACGTATGCGTTGGAGGACGATATGAAGTTTCAGTTTCTTGCTTTGGCTGTTGATTGTGCGTCAGTTATATGCTGTCGTGTGTCTCCCAAGCAGAAAGCCCTG GTAACAAGGTTAGTTAAAGAGGGAACCGGGAAAACTACACTGGCAATAGGTGATGGTGCAAATGATGTTGGAATGATTCAAGAAGCTGACATTGGTGTTGGCATTAGTGGAGTCGAAGGGATGCAG GCTGTTATGGCAAGCGATTTTTCTATTGCCCAGTTCAGGTTTCTGGAAAGATTACTCGTTGTTCATGGACACTGGTGTTATAAAAGAATAGCTCAAATG ATCTGTTACTTCTTCTACAAAAACATAGCATTTGGTCTCACTCTCTTCTATTTTGAGGCGTTCACCGGGTTTTCAGGGCAATCAGTTTATAATGACTACTACCTATTACTCTTCAACGTTGTCCTTACCTCATTGCCAGTGATTGCCCTTGGAGTCTTTGAACAAGATGTTTCCTCTGAGATTTGCTTACAG TTTCCTGCGTTATACCAACAAGGGAAGAAGAATCTCTTCTTTGACTGGTACAGAATACTAGGCTGGATGGGAAACGGCGTCTACTCCTCTCTCGCCATATTCTTCCTCAACATAGGAGTCATCTATGAGCAAGCTTTTAGAGCCACTGGTCAAACCGCTGACATGGATGCTGTTGGCACCACCATGTTTACTTGCATCATCTGGGCTGTGAACGTGCAAATCGCTTTAACGATGAGCCACTTCACATGGATCCAACACGTTTTGATCTGGGGAAGCATTGGTTTGTGGTATCTCTTTGTTGCCCTCTACGGAATGATGCCTCCGAGTCTTTCAGGCAACATCTATAGAATCCTAGCTGAGATTCTTGCTCCTGCTCCCATATATTGGATATCCACTTTTTTGGTCACAGTGACCACAGTTCTGCCTTACTTCGCCCACATATCCTTCCAGAGATTCTTGAATCCGATGGATCATCACATCATTCAAGAGATCAAGTACTACAAGAGAGACTTGGAGGATAGAAGGATGTGGACACGGGAGCGTAACAAAGCACGGGAGAAGACGAAGATCGGGTTCACAGCTAGAGTTGACGCGAAAATCAGACATCTGAGGTCAAAAC
- the LOC106311936 gene encoding protein ELF4-LIKE 4-like isoform X2, with protein sequence MEGGVISGFGDRHTNVDGKVLQSFQKSFVNVQDILDQNRLLINEINQNHESNQPENLSRNVGLIKELNNNIRRVASLYGDLSHSFSRSVDASSDGDSSGTLGIANQKRFRSG encoded by the coding sequence ATGGAAGGAGGTGTGATTTCGGGATTTGGAGACAGACACACCAATGTGGATGGGAAAGTGCTGCAGAGTTTCCAGAAGAGCTTTGTGAATGTTCAAGACATTTTGGATCAGAACCGGCTGTTGATCAACGAGATCAATCAGAACCACGAGTCCAATCAACCTGAGAACTTGAGTCGAAACGTTGGTCTGATCAAAGAGCTCAACAACAATATCAGAAGAGTAGCTAGTCTTTACGGTGATCTCTCTCATTCTTTCTCAAGATCAGTGGACGCTTCGTCGGATGGTGATTCTAGTGGAACACTTGGGATAGCTAACCAGAAGAGATTTAGATCCGGTTAG
- the LOC106311936 gene encoding protein ELF4-LIKE 4-like isoform X1, with protein MVPIHMSLASASLNTFFFFDKNSSELLSFFLLLKEYNFDLGGEKKSNMEGGVISGFGDRHTNVDGKVLQSFQKSFVNVQDILDQNRLLINEINQNHESNQPENLSRNVGLIKELNNNIRRVASLYGDLSHSFSRSVDASSDGDSSGTLGIANQKRFRSG; from the exons ATGGTTCCGATCCACATGTCTCTGGCTTCCGCTTCCCTAAACACTTTTTTTTTTTTTGACAAAAACTCATCGGAGCTTCTTTCGTTCTTTCTGCTTCTGAAG GAATATAATTTTGATCTTGGTGGCGAAAAAAAATCGAACATGGAAGGAGGTGTGATTTCGGGATTTGGAGACAGACACACCAATGTGGATGGGAAAGTGCTGCAGAGTTTCCAGAAGAGCTTTGTGAATGTTCAAGACATTTTGGATCAGAACCGGCTGTTGATCAACGAGATCAATCAGAACCACGAGTCCAATCAACCTGAGAACTTGAGTCGAAACGTTGGTCTGATCAAAGAGCTCAACAACAATATCAGAAGAGTAGCTAGTCTTTACGGTGATCTCTCTCATTCTTTCTCAAGATCAGTGGACGCTTCGTCGGATGGTGATTCTAGTGGAACACTTGGGATAGCTAACCAGAAGAGATTTAGATCCGGTTAG
- the LOC106311935 gene encoding transcription initiation factor TFIID subunit 12b-like isoform X1, giving the protein MAEPIRSSSMPPRPLQSPNPMEPSLTSSAPPPSSSQQQRQRQRHVTAPISNSAASPAMVSTTTEGVIQQLPIMQQSPMSNYHIAQTPSVSRMNHIQQQQGQYGDVLRQQAGMYGTMDFVGGSGQSGHLSMLSGGAAAAHMNIHHSQSLLPSSPRQQSGLVHGSQFHPASSEQQLHGIGVMDSLILRSQMRANPALYPQHRTNPGQMRSQQHLLTLPQVQNFQRTPSLAFINAQLSGLAQNGQAGMVQNSLTQQRQWLKLISEINSPNSQSFRLQPSQRQALLLQQQFPSAQLHQHSNSMPLNQQQISHIIHQQSQMNQAQMNPSQPQQMQEMPINQQQSSPRMPSNAGQRSVSVTGSQPDGTEPGATTPGVVRSSQGPEATNQLLGKRKLQDLLSQVDAHAKLDPDVEDLLLELADDFLDSVTSFACRLAKHRKSTVLEPKDVLLHLEKNLQLAVPGFSSQNKHQTKNIPTDLHKKRIAMGQKLRALVESSPPGNNASNSKETIRQVMVNPNGANHLSRPSPSSEQLVSQKPGPRMLRHMKR; this is encoded by the exons ATGGCGGAACCTATTCGTTCATCGTCTATGCCACCGAGACCTCTCCAATCTCCTAACCCAATGGAGCCTTCCCTTACATCCTCCGCACCTCCACCGTCGTCATCGCAACAACAGCGACAGCGACAACGACACGTGACAGCTCCGATTTCGAATTCAGCAGCGTCTCCGGCGATGGTTTCAACGACGACCGAAGGTGTAATTCAGCAGTTGCCTATTATGCAGCAATCACCAATGTCGAATTACCACATAGCTCAAACCCCTTCCGTTTCTCGCATGAACCACATTCAGCAGCAGCAAGGCCAATACGGCGACGTTTTGAGGCAGCAAGCTGGGATGTACGGGACGATGGACTTTGTTGGTGGGTCAGGCCAAAGCGGCCACTTGTCAATGCTTAGCGGTGGAGCTGCAGCAGCCCACATGAATATTCACCATTCCCAATCATTGTTACCTTCCTCG CCGAGGCAACAATCTGGTCTAGTCCATGGCTCTCAGTTTCATCCAGCAAGTTCTGAACAACAGTTACATGGGATTGGAGTGATGGATTCACTGATTTTGAGGTCGCAAATGAGAGCTAACCCTGCCCTCTATCCTCAGCACCGAACCAACCCTGGACAAATGAGATCACAGCAACACCTTCTTACTTTACCTCAG GTCCAGAACTTCCAGAGGACACCTTCTCTCGCATTCATCAATGCTCAGCTATCTGGTTTGGCCCAAAATGGACAAGCTGGTATGGTTCAGAACTCATTGACGCAGCAGCGGCAATGGCTGAAGCTAATTTCGGAAATAAACAGCCCCAATTCACAATCATTCCGGCTTCAACCGAGTCAAAGGCAGGCTCTACTCTTACAGCAGCAGTTTCCCTCTGCTCAGCTGCACCAACACTCCAACTCCATGCCTTTGAATCAGCAGCAAATATCGCATATTATACATCAACAATCACAGATGAACCAGGCTCAGATGAACCCATCTCAACCCCAACAGATGCAGGAAATGCCAATAAATCAACAACAGTCATCTCCACGGATGCCGAGTAATGCAGGACAGAGATCTGTTAGTGTAACAGGTTCACAACCAGATGGGACAGAGCCGGGTGCAACAACACCAGGTGTTGTTAGGTCCAGCCAAGGACCAGAAGCAACAAACCAACTGCTTGGCAAAAGAAAATTACAGGATCTGCTTTCACAG GTGGATGCACATGCTAAATTGGATCCTGATGTTGAAGACCTCCTTTTGGAGCTAGCAGATGATTTCCTTGATTCG GTGACTTCATTTGCATGTAGATTGGCTAAGCATCGTAAATCAACCGTATTGGAGCCTAAGGATGTATTACTCCACTTAG AGAAAAACTTGCAGTTGGCAGTTCCTGGATTCTCAAGTCAGAATAAACACCAAACAAAAAAC ATACCAACTGATCTCCACAAGAAGCGAATTGCAATG GGTCAAAAGCTGCGTGCTTTGGTGGAATCCTCACCACCGGGGAACAATGCAAGCAACTCGAAGGAAACTATTAGACAAGTGATGGTGAACCCAAATGGTGCAAACCATCTCTCAAGACCATCTCCCAGTTCAGAGCAATTGGTTTCGCAGAAACCGGGTCCTCGTATGTTACGACATATGAAACGTTGA
- the LOC106311935 gene encoding transcription initiation factor TFIID subunit 12b-like isoform X2, with protein sequence MAEPIRSSSMPPRPLQSPNPMEPSLTSSAPPPSSSQQQRQRQRHVTAPISNSAASPAMVSTTTEGVIQQLPIMQQSPMSNYHIAQTPSVSRMNHIQQQQGQYGDVLRQQAGMYGTMDFVGGSGQSGHLSMLSGGAAAAHMNIHHSQSLLPSSPRQQSGLVHGSQFHPASSEQQLHGIGVMDSLILRSQMRANPALYPQHRTNPGQMRSQQHLLTLPQNFQRTPSLAFINAQLSGLAQNGQAGMVQNSLTQQRQWLKLISEINSPNSQSFRLQPSQRQALLLQQQFPSAQLHQHSNSMPLNQQQISHIIHQQSQMNQAQMNPSQPQQMQEMPINQQQSSPRMPSNAGQRSVSVTGSQPDGTEPGATTPGVVRSSQGPEATNQLLGKRKLQDLLSQVDAHAKLDPDVEDLLLELADDFLDSVTSFACRLAKHRKSTVLEPKDVLLHLEKNLQLAVPGFSSQNKHQTKNIPTDLHKKRIAMGQKLRALVESSPPGNNASNSKETIRQVMVNPNGANHLSRPSPSSEQLVSQKPGPRMLRHMKR encoded by the exons ATGGCGGAACCTATTCGTTCATCGTCTATGCCACCGAGACCTCTCCAATCTCCTAACCCAATGGAGCCTTCCCTTACATCCTCCGCACCTCCACCGTCGTCATCGCAACAACAGCGACAGCGACAACGACACGTGACAGCTCCGATTTCGAATTCAGCAGCGTCTCCGGCGATGGTTTCAACGACGACCGAAGGTGTAATTCAGCAGTTGCCTATTATGCAGCAATCACCAATGTCGAATTACCACATAGCTCAAACCCCTTCCGTTTCTCGCATGAACCACATTCAGCAGCAGCAAGGCCAATACGGCGACGTTTTGAGGCAGCAAGCTGGGATGTACGGGACGATGGACTTTGTTGGTGGGTCAGGCCAAAGCGGCCACTTGTCAATGCTTAGCGGTGGAGCTGCAGCAGCCCACATGAATATTCACCATTCCCAATCATTGTTACCTTCCTCG CCGAGGCAACAATCTGGTCTAGTCCATGGCTCTCAGTTTCATCCAGCAAGTTCTGAACAACAGTTACATGGGATTGGAGTGATGGATTCACTGATTTTGAGGTCGCAAATGAGAGCTAACCCTGCCCTCTATCCTCAGCACCGAACCAACCCTGGACAAATGAGATCACAGCAACACCTTCTTACTTTACCTCAG AACTTCCAGAGGACACCTTCTCTCGCATTCATCAATGCTCAGCTATCTGGTTTGGCCCAAAATGGACAAGCTGGTATGGTTCAGAACTCATTGACGCAGCAGCGGCAATGGCTGAAGCTAATTTCGGAAATAAACAGCCCCAATTCACAATCATTCCGGCTTCAACCGAGTCAAAGGCAGGCTCTACTCTTACAGCAGCAGTTTCCCTCTGCTCAGCTGCACCAACACTCCAACTCCATGCCTTTGAATCAGCAGCAAATATCGCATATTATACATCAACAATCACAGATGAACCAGGCTCAGATGAACCCATCTCAACCCCAACAGATGCAGGAAATGCCAATAAATCAACAACAGTCATCTCCACGGATGCCGAGTAATGCAGGACAGAGATCTGTTAGTGTAACAGGTTCACAACCAGATGGGACAGAGCCGGGTGCAACAACACCAGGTGTTGTTAGGTCCAGCCAAGGACCAGAAGCAACAAACCAACTGCTTGGCAAAAGAAAATTACAGGATCTGCTTTCACAG GTGGATGCACATGCTAAATTGGATCCTGATGTTGAAGACCTCCTTTTGGAGCTAGCAGATGATTTCCTTGATTCG GTGACTTCATTTGCATGTAGATTGGCTAAGCATCGTAAATCAACCGTATTGGAGCCTAAGGATGTATTACTCCACTTAG AGAAAAACTTGCAGTTGGCAGTTCCTGGATTCTCAAGTCAGAATAAACACCAAACAAAAAAC ATACCAACTGATCTCCACAAGAAGCGAATTGCAATG GGTCAAAAGCTGCGTGCTTTGGTGGAATCCTCACCACCGGGGAACAATGCAAGCAACTCGAAGGAAACTATTAGACAAGTGATGGTGAACCCAAATGGTGCAAACCATCTCTCAAGACCATCTCCCAGTTCAGAGCAATTGGTTTCGCAGAAACCGGGTCCTCGTATGTTACGACATATGAAACGTTGA